One Buteo buteo chromosome 4, bButBut1.hap1.1, whole genome shotgun sequence DNA segment encodes these proteins:
- the NEUROG3 gene encoding neurogenin-3, giving the protein MAPQSDRSPGEGQPYFGGSEDAPSAPGGGGSAGSRPPSPARSALAPREAAVRRKGKARRGRGKARSEGLLSKQKRSRRMKANDRERNRMHHLNSALDALRSVLPTFPDDAKLTKIETLRFAHNYIWALTQSLRLAEQGLPEPTPPPPPPPPPAAGAAAATAPGPWDSPCPAAPLPAALRRGPAAFPAFL; this is encoded by the coding sequence ATGGCCCCGCAGAGCGACCGCTCGCCGGGAGAAGGGCAACCCTATTTCGGAGGCTCCGAGGACGCTCCCTccgcgcccggcggcggcggctcggcggGCAGCCGGCCCCCCTCGCCGGCCCGCAGCGCCCTGGCCCCGCGGGAGGCGGCGGTCCGCAGGAAGGGGAAGGCGCGGCGGGGTCGCGGGAAGGCACGGAGCGAAGGGCTGctcagcaagcagaaaagaagcCGGCGCATGAAGGCCAACGACCGGGAGAGGAACCGCATGCACCACCTCAACTCCGCCCTGGACGCGCTCCGCAGCGTCCTGCCCACCTTCCCCGACGACGCCAAGCTCACCAAAATCGAGACGCTCCGCTTCGCCCACAACTACATCTGGGCTCTCACCCAGAGCCTCCGCCTGGCCGAGCAGGGGCTGCCCGAGcccaccccgccgccgccaccgcctcccccccccgccgccggagccgccgccgccaccgcccccgGGCCCTGGGACTCGCCCTGtcccgccgccccgctgcccgccgccctcCGCCGCGGCCCCGCAGCCTTCCCCGCCTTCCTCTGA